The following proteins are co-located in the Nerophis lumbriciformis linkage group LG22, RoL_Nlum_v2.1, whole genome shotgun sequence genome:
- the LOC133615110 gene encoding inactive serine/threonine-protein kinase 19-like: protein MSRKRALISDTFKLKKRRNGTQTFGVKSDDQGPINVRSSLEYLMTLFPRKLFNDALPQMVLKHQLYSIHQDKTLVDKEVNKLREDGELLMFQLGFDAEAFGLVFASDYKTKVLAGEEGKATRATVDKFLEKALTPCTDLSFNKDKMLREFLFSDTEITQLVKAGVLTVRDAGSWWLSIPNSGKFTKYFIQGRKAVLGMVKKSRYNQVLKADLEERRTPSQVKFHIKYHIHDIVGAELLESITTTSGTLLRFVDF from the exons ATGAGCAGGAAACGGGCTCTTATTTCCGACACGTTCAAGTTGAAGAAAAGACGAAATGGCACCCAGACGTTCGGCGTCAAAAGTGATGACCAAG GTCCCATTAACGTCAGAAGTAGCTTGGAGTACCTCATGACGTTGTTCCCCAGAAAGCTCTTCAATGACGCCTTGCCTCAAATGGTGCTGAAGCACCAACTCTACAGCATTCACCAGGACAAGACTCTGGTGGACAAGGAAGTG AATAAACTGCGCGAGGACGGCGAGCTGCTCATGTTCCAGCTCGGCTTCGACGCCGAGGCCTTCGGGCTGGTTTTTGCTTCCGACTACAAAACCAAAGTGCTGGCGGGAGAAGAGGGCAAAGCCACCAGAGCCACCGTGGACAAGTTCTTGGAGAAGGCGCTGACACCCTGCACGGATCTCAGCTTCAACAAGGACAAGATGCTCAGGGAGTTCCTCTTCTCGGACACTGAAATCAC GCAGCTGGTGAAAGCCGGGGTGTTGACGGTGAGAGATGCAGGCAGCTGGTGGCTCTCCATTCCCAACTCTGGGAAATTCACCAAGTACTTCATACAAG GTCGTAAAGCCGTTCTAGGCATGGTGAAGAAGTCCAGATACAATCAAGTGCTGAAGGCCGACCTGGAGGAGCGGCGCACTCCCTCACAAGTCAAATTCCACATCAAATACCACATCCATGACATTGTTGGTGCCGAACTGCTGGAAAG cATCACGACAACTTCAGGGACTTTGTTACGATTCGTTGACTTCTGA